A region of Streptomyces sp. TG1A-60 DNA encodes the following proteins:
- a CDS encoding HAMP domain-containing sensor histidine kinase, translating into MREILLIALYALLGAGAAGLLGAGTLWLLRRRSLTTSLTVVAAVAVTAMLAGTLVVAWAMFLSAHDLTVVTTVVAMAAVVSLATALLLGRWVVARSHELTLAARSFGDGGDFTAPHGAVTAELAALSRELQATSAKLAESRERERALESSRRELVAWISHDLRTPLAGLRAMAEALEDGVATDPGRYLRQIRTEVERLNDMVGDLFELSRIHAGALALSPSRMSVYDLVGDALAGVYPLAHEHGVRLVGDRVEPLPVEVDGREMSRVLGNLLVNAIRRTPADGTVMVAAERSRDGVVLSVTDSCGGIPEEDLPRVFDTGWRGTHARTPPAGAGLGLAIVRGIVEAHEGRATVHNIPGGCRFEVVLPAAAY; encoded by the coding sequence ATGCGCGAAATCCTCCTCATCGCCCTGTACGCCCTTCTCGGCGCCGGCGCGGCCGGGCTGCTCGGCGCGGGAACACTGTGGCTGCTGCGCCGCCGCTCACTGACCACCTCACTCACCGTCGTGGCCGCTGTCGCCGTGACCGCGATGCTCGCGGGCACGCTGGTCGTGGCGTGGGCGATGTTCCTGTCCGCGCACGACCTGACCGTGGTCACGACGGTGGTCGCGATGGCGGCCGTCGTCTCCCTGGCCACCGCGCTGCTGCTGGGCCGCTGGGTGGTCGCCCGCAGCCACGAACTCACCCTCGCGGCCCGCTCCTTCGGTGACGGCGGCGACTTCACCGCGCCCCACGGTGCGGTTACCGCCGAACTCGCCGCGCTCAGCCGCGAGTTGCAGGCCACCAGTGCGAAGCTGGCCGAGTCCCGGGAGCGTGAGCGCGCCCTTGAGTCCTCCCGCAGGGAACTCGTCGCCTGGATCTCGCACGATCTGCGCACCCCGCTCGCGGGCCTGCGCGCGATGGCCGAGGCGCTGGAGGACGGCGTCGCCACCGACCCCGGCCGCTACCTGCGCCAGATCCGCACCGAGGTCGAACGCCTCAACGACATGGTCGGCGACCTCTTCGAACTCTCCCGCATCCACGCCGGCGCGCTGGCCCTGTCACCGTCCCGGATGTCCGTCTACGACCTGGTCGGCGACGCCCTCGCCGGGGTGTATCCGCTGGCCCACGAACACGGGGTGCGCCTTGTCGGGGACCGCGTCGAGCCGCTACCGGTGGAGGTGGACGGCAGGGAGATGAGCCGCGTGCTGGGCAACCTCCTGGTCAACGCGATCCGGCGGACCCCTGCCGACGGCACCGTCATGGTCGCCGCCGAACGCTCGCGCGACGGCGTGGTGCTGTCCGTGACGGACAGCTGCGGCGGCATCCCCGAGGAGGACCTGCCCCGCGTCTTCGACACCGGTTGGCGCGGCACCCACGCGCGCACGCCTCCGGCGGGCGCCGGGCTCGGCCTGGCCATCGTCCGCGGCATCGTGGAGGCCCACGAGGGCCGCGCCACGGTCCACAACATCCCCGGCGGCTGCCGCTTCGAGGTCGTGCTGCCCGCGGCGGCGTACTGA
- a CDS encoding response regulator transcription factor, whose product MEQHSYESAADAYADRGTAGARVLVVDDDPTVAEVVSGYLDRAGYVVDRAGDGPAALNGAAAHWPDLVVLDLMLPGMDGLEVCRRLRARGPVPVIMLTARGDEDDRIMGLEVGADDYVTKPFSPRELVLRVESVMRRTRPLAGTRSLGAAGLTVDPSARRAAKNGAELALTLREFDLLAFFLRHPGRAYSREDLMREVWGWDFGDLSTVTVHVRRLRNKVEDDPARPRLIQTVWGVGYRFDPTGTSGQGEA is encoded by the coding sequence ATGGAACAGCACTCGTACGAGTCGGCGGCGGACGCTTACGCCGACCGAGGGACCGCGGGCGCCCGCGTCCTCGTTGTCGACGACGACCCCACGGTCGCGGAGGTCGTCTCGGGCTACCTCGATCGCGCCGGGTACGTCGTGGACCGGGCCGGTGACGGACCGGCCGCCCTCAACGGCGCCGCCGCGCACTGGCCGGACCTGGTCGTACTCGATCTGATGCTGCCCGGCATGGACGGCCTGGAGGTGTGCCGTCGGCTGCGTGCACGCGGCCCCGTCCCGGTCATCATGCTCACCGCCCGCGGCGACGAGGACGACCGCATCATGGGCCTGGAGGTGGGCGCGGACGACTACGTCACCAAGCCGTTCAGCCCCCGCGAGCTGGTCCTGCGGGTGGAGTCCGTAATGCGCCGCACGAGGCCCCTCGCGGGCACGCGGTCCCTCGGCGCGGCCGGCCTCACCGTCGACCCGTCCGCGCGCCGCGCCGCCAAGAACGGTGCCGAACTGGCCCTCACTCTCCGGGAGTTCGACCTCCTGGCGTTCTTCCTCCGTCATCCGGGGCGGGCCTACAGCCGCGAGGACCTGATGCGGGAGGTGTGGGGGTGGGACTTCGGTGACCTGTCGACGGTCACGGTCCACGTCCGGCGGCTGCGCAACAAGGTCGAGGACGATCCCGCCCGGCCCCGTCTGATCCAGACGGTGTGGGGCGTGGGCTACCGCTTCGATCCGACCGGCACCTCCGGCCAGGGCGAGGCGTGA
- a CDS encoding nitroreductase family deazaflavin-dependent oxidoreductase, with protein MTQQDTPAPHRPQLPSGWRRFALRLPIRLFRAGLGPLFGSRFLLLHHTGRVTGADHHAVLEVVAHDPACGSWTVASGFGPQADWYRNLRRLPQTVIQVGNRHHAVTARFLPPEDGSEVMAHYAAARPRTARRLCAFTGLTADGSTASFHEAGRAIPFVRLDAAGHHLP; from the coding sequence ATGACTCAGCAGGACACCCCTGCCCCGCACCGCCCCCAACTCCCTTCCGGATGGCGGCGCTTCGCCCTACGCCTGCCGATCCGCCTGTTCCGCGCGGGCCTGGGTCCGCTCTTCGGCAGTCGGTTCCTCCTGCTGCACCACACGGGGCGCGTCACCGGAGCCGACCACCACGCGGTCCTGGAGGTGGTGGCCCACGATCCGGCGTGCGGCAGTTGGACGGTGGCGTCGGGCTTCGGACCGCAGGCGGACTGGTACCGCAACCTGCGCCGCCTGCCGCAGACCGTCATCCAGGTGGGCAATCGCCACCACGCTGTCACCGCCCGCTTCCTGCCTCCGGAGGACGGCTCCGAGGTCATGGCCCACTACGCGGCGGCGCGTCCGCGGACCGCCCGCCGGCTGTGCGCGTTCACGGGGCTCACGGCGGACGGCAGTACCGCGTCGTTCCACGAAGCGGGCAGGGCCATCCCGTTCGTACGACTCGACGCCGCCGGACACCACCTGCCCTGA